A genomic stretch from Chitinophaga agri includes:
- a CDS encoding DUF4221 family protein — MFKAPIQVNNIFVYTLFSFLQLVLFACSQNESKEAKHVFSIPDYGKIKLKESDDTLRFLFPSMPKKDIQSMNIFNDGGKDYISIYDAYSETLSIYDFNNTTIIKRFALNELFKKTELYKISIYTQNFDSIFVINRNKINLFDSSGNLRYSTDFLSSHPSAWAFFQTGNPATFKDQKIYTAVRPHMRPFIKNELKNWKILYEFDLKKNNSKLLYNLPAKFRDTISNISFLISSYCINANGRFVISFTGDTCIYETDFKDIHLAHYAQSKFQHHYLVSSTKDLLTDRNEVYWKSDTYGNIYYDNNSRLYLRVAQQGISDGNYAQKNWVKSQSLIILNDDLEVIGESIISNSLMINYGLLITQDGKLYARLNNKERGAVSFIRLTYKKA; from the coding sequence ATGTTCAAGGCTCCAATTCAGGTTAACAATATTTTCGTTTACACACTATTCTCATTCTTACAACTCGTGCTGTTTGCTTGTTCACAAAATGAATCAAAGGAAGCTAAGCACGTCTTTAGTATTCCTGACTATGGAAAAATAAAATTAAAGGAATCAGATGACACCCTACGCTTCTTATTCCCTTCCATGCCCAAAAAGGATATTCAATCCATGAATATATTTAACGATGGAGGCAAAGATTATATTTCCATCTATGATGCATATTCAGAAACGCTCAGCATCTATGACTTCAATAATACCACAATAATTAAAAGATTTGCACTGAATGAACTCTTCAAAAAGACAGAACTATATAAGATCAGTATTTATACACAAAACTTCGATAGCATATTTGTCATTAATAGAAACAAAATAAATTTATTCGACAGTAGTGGTAATCTAAGATACAGCACTGACTTTCTTTCAAGTCACCCTTCAGCATGGGCATTCTTTCAAACAGGAAATCCGGCGACATTTAAAGACCAAAAGATCTATACTGCTGTCCGTCCCCACATGAGACCTTTTATAAAAAACGAGTTAAAAAACTGGAAAATTCTTTATGAATTCGACCTGAAGAAAAATAACAGTAAGCTCTTGTATAATTTGCCGGCCAAATTTAGAGACACAATTTCAAATATTAGCTTTTTGATATCTAGTTACTGTATCAACGCCAATGGCAGATTCGTGATCAGTTTCACCGGAGATACCTGCATTTATGAAACAGATTTTAAAGACATCCATCTGGCACACTATGCACAGAGCAAATTTCAGCATCATTATCTGGTGTCATCGACGAAGGATTTATTGACAGACAGAAATGAAGTGTACTGGAAAAGTGACACATATGGGAACATTTACTATGACAATAACTCCAGGCTATACCTGAGAGTTGCGCAACAGGGCATATCTGATGGCAACTACGCTCAAAAAAACTGGGTAAAATCACAATCCCTGATAATCTTGAACGACGATCTTGAAGTTATTGGAGAATCCATCATAAGTAATAGTTTAATGATAAACTATGGTTTATTGATCACTCAAGATGGGAAATTATACGCGCGCTTAAATAATAAAGAAAGAGGCGCAGTTTCTTTCATAAGGTTAACATATAAGAAAGCGTAA
- a CDS encoding metallophosphoesterase family protein — translation MARIRLHIRVPGKQEHTKHFSVRLQKNLINEPIEFNCSPEIIFLSNITHNFASLQKTLLKEEIIDKHYKWTFSNKHIVIIEDFETIEEERINCLWLLYSLEEKAKKQGGYIHLILSNYNSLLRDTIWRNSHPNYAMIESLSLRSTNTVLYDGNNELWRWLKTKNVVEKIGTLLIGHSTATILSTELSDNFKRLNKPYHFSLKAIEYVNKIRKTNICSYNEDEKSEKMSSPREIRSDKERSSLSPKEIFYVILGQKNLDTIEFAQNDNVILLPSLPTTERRQTLYFSNNQFYITQYAPSRSRQL, via the coding sequence ATGGCAAGAATAAGATTACATATACGTGTCCCAGGAAAACAAGAACATACGAAGCATTTCTCTGTTCGACTACAGAAAAATCTTATCAATGAACCTATTGAATTTAACTGCTCGCCCGAAATTATCTTTTTATCTAACATCACTCATAACTTCGCTTCTCTACAAAAAACCTTACTCAAAGAAGAAATAATAGACAAACACTACAAATGGACATTCTCGAACAAACATATTGTGATAATCGAAGACTTTGAGACCATCGAAGAAGAAAGGATAAATTGTCTGTGGCTATTATATTCGCTGGAGGAAAAGGCAAAAAAACAAGGAGGATATATCCACTTAATACTGTCCAACTATAATTCACTCCTTAGAGATACAATATGGCGAAATAGTCATCCCAACTATGCCATGATTGAAAGCTTATCTCTAAGATCGACGAACACCGTGTTATATGATGGGAACAATGAACTTTGGAGATGGCTAAAAACAAAAAATGTTGTTGAAAAAATAGGCACTCTTCTCATTGGTCACTCAACGGCAACAATACTCTCAACGGAATTAAGTGACAATTTTAAACGTCTGAATAAACCATATCATTTTTCGCTTAAAGCGATTGAATATGTTAATAAAATAAGAAAAACAAATATCTGCTCATATAATGAAGATGAGAAATCCGAAAAGATGTCATCGCCGCGTGAAATAAGATCTGATAAAGAACGCTCATCATTATCCCCCAAAGAGATATTTTATGTTATTCTAGGACAAAAGAACCTGGACACAATAGAATTTGCACAAAATGATAATGTAATATTATTGCCATCACTACCAACAACAGAGCGGCGGCAGACACTATATTTTAGCAATAACCAATTTTATATTACTCAATATGCTCCGTCCCGATCACGTCAGCTATAA
- a CDS encoding protein kinase domain-containing protein: protein MEISQKTERDIDDDKLQVAKVEKKGGKRIGYYYIIIKSFKESQKNDVIKCLFIKGLTNFGFCVIKEGSKGDSKDKEGRDIRDRLMWQKHIHSQLAHQIKMPKLIDSFEENGNYYLVIEHINGEPLSTNLKRNFREIQSAFRYGGKAGIKQLNYLVQIANILKDIHSKEYIHRDVTPANFMITPQGKVFVIDMELSYSLKGELSTPFQLGTYGYMSPQQRTMLPPVKEDDIFSLGAIMFQAITGIHPLKIVDSDDNRLGEKIRFFITNPGLSTLLSRCLSPDMMERPSIDDIKGVLADCRQEVLKKRPLLQTGTRYTVNKELLTETVQSCIYTLSTKLLADEDKGWFSEDIYIKEKNSTNRINKAWYSSFYLGSSGVVYTLSKAKSIGFNIDCNDTYLTYALDLIKQKYIQRLDSVSPSLYYGASGIATVLKSSTNLFNSATDDIQDWITRLLSVKNTDKNLAYGVSGQGLAWLSCKSIVHPDLLKESTKIYTDNLIGCQNDDGSWINDTSRRRKRSFSLSSGISGIIVYLLEHFSKFPDKQTLVSIEKALNWLMKKSIYKGQRICWNNDKNGFLNYGLLEGVAGIAYTFLQAYKILGNPAYKKFAEKCLLSNDAEMIDNNLSQATGLSGLGEVYLEAFNILKDQQWLKRAEWIAASTLHLHKKHPAYGIYWLTEIEKQPVPNFGKGNCGIIHFLIRYCNTDMGFPLISTH, encoded by the coding sequence ATGGAAATAAGCCAGAAAACAGAAAGAGATATTGATGATGACAAATTACAAGTAGCCAAAGTAGAAAAAAAAGGTGGCAAACGCATTGGTTATTATTATATAATAATAAAAAGCTTTAAGGAGAGTCAAAAAAACGATGTAATCAAATGTCTTTTTATTAAAGGACTGACAAATTTTGGATTCTGTGTAATAAAAGAAGGATCTAAAGGTGACTCTAAAGATAAGGAAGGGCGAGACATAAGAGACCGGCTCATGTGGCAAAAACATATACATTCCCAGTTAGCGCATCAAATAAAAATGCCAAAACTAATTGACAGTTTTGAGGAAAACGGTAATTATTACCTCGTAATTGAGCATATAAATGGCGAGCCGCTCTCTACCAACCTAAAAAGAAATTTCCGTGAAATACAATCAGCCTTCAGGTATGGTGGTAAAGCCGGTATAAAGCAACTGAACTACCTCGTACAGATTGCCAACATACTAAAGGATATCCACTCAAAGGAATATATACATAGAGATGTTACACCTGCCAACTTCATGATTACTCCACAGGGAAAAGTATTTGTTATTGATATGGAACTAAGCTACAGTCTCAAAGGTGAGCTTAGCACACCATTTCAACTTGGCACATATGGATATATGTCACCTCAGCAAAGAACAATGCTCCCTCCCGTAAAGGAAGATGATATATTCTCACTAGGGGCAATTATGTTTCAGGCAATTACAGGCATTCATCCACTGAAAATTGTTGATTCTGACGACAACAGATTAGGCGAAAAAATACGCTTTTTTATTACAAACCCCGGATTATCAACATTACTCAGCCGATGTCTAAGTCCCGATATGATGGAACGGCCTTCGATCGATGATATTAAAGGAGTATTAGCTGATTGCAGGCAAGAAGTACTGAAAAAAAGACCGCTACTTCAGACAGGCACAAGATATACAGTAAACAAGGAGCTATTAACTGAGACAGTTCAATCCTGTATTTACACATTGTCAACAAAGCTGTTAGCAGACGAAGATAAAGGCTGGTTCTCCGAAGATATTTATATAAAAGAAAAGAACTCCACGAACCGAATCAACAAAGCATGGTATTCAAGTTTCTATTTAGGATCTTCTGGCGTAGTATATACCTTGAGCAAAGCTAAATCAATAGGTTTTAATATTGATTGCAATGACACATATCTTACATATGCCCTTGACTTAATAAAACAAAAATATATTCAGCGATTAGATAGTGTTAGCCCAAGCCTTTACTATGGTGCCTCTGGAATTGCGACTGTGTTAAAATCGTCGACTAACCTATTTAACAGCGCTACAGATGACATACAAGATTGGATAACCAGGTTGCTTAGTGTTAAAAACACTGATAAAAATCTGGCATATGGAGTTTCTGGCCAGGGCCTGGCATGGCTATCGTGCAAGTCTATTGTCCATCCTGACCTATTAAAAGAATCAACAAAGATATATACGGACAATCTTATTGGATGTCAAAACGACGATGGTTCATGGATAAACGACACATCACGAAGGAGAAAAAGAAGCTTTAGTCTATCCAGTGGCATTTCTGGAATCATAGTCTACCTTCTGGAGCATTTTTCCAAATTTCCCGATAAACAAACGCTGGTATCGATAGAAAAAGCACTCAACTGGCTGATGAAAAAATCAATCTACAAGGGTCAGCGTATTTGTTGGAATAATGACAAAAACGGTTTCCTGAACTATGGACTACTCGAAGGGGTTGCCGGGATTGCATATACGTTTCTACAAGCCTACAAAATTTTGGGAAATCCAGCTTACAAAAAATTTGCTGAAAAATGTCTTTTATCAAATGATGCTGAAATGATTGACAACAACCTAAGTCAGGCAACCGGACTTAGCGGTCTTGGAGAAGTATATTTAGAAGCATTTAACATTCTAAAAGATCAACAGTGGCTAAAAAGAGCCGAATGGATTGCCGCCAGTACACTACACCTCCATAAAAAACATCCGGCATACGGAATATATTGGCTTACTGAAATTGAAAAGCAACCAGTTCCAAATTTCGGTAAAGGGAATTGTGGAATTATACACTTTCTGATACGCTATTGCAACACAGACATGGGCTTTCCGCTAATATCCACGCATTAA
- a CDS encoding HTH domain-containing protein, with amino-acid sequence MTTDIFDRIRRIDLLIRMKGTGTAAELAERLGISRAQVYEYINLMKGLGAPIKYCKYRQSYFYNEEGKFYTCFIHKDAAVLEIPQLHD; translated from the coding sequence ATGACTACAGACATTTTTGATAGAATTAGACGAATAGATCTGTTAATTCGAATGAAGGGCACCGGAACAGCTGCAGAACTTGCGGAACGACTCGGAATATCAAGGGCTCAGGTATATGAATATATCAATCTTATGAAAGGATTAGGTGCGCCAATTAAATACTGTAAATATCGTCAAAGCTACTTCTATAACGAAGAAGGAAAGTTCTACACATGCTTTATTCATAAAGACGCCGCTGTGTTGGAAATCCCTCAGCTACATGATTAA
- a CDS encoding helix-turn-helix transcriptional regulator, translated as MNVTIEYGIVGIPEHHIKVTHQLPPQYAAYRCDFADPVLVTSPAVDIIYHTAMANGCSMSNNVFIVKEPVQLLPKVREALSAVCCMVQGSINIMHYDNIVTLLQGQYSCFQVTGPQQASVFTPGIYEVQHYSFSREILMHYRLNSPFVSKWLSKIDGEIPYLLTPTAGIVWDKLHHLNHELKYSVVNSGLRRSWLAAKLQELLILILEHQDSKILSTDTNLTFNTIKTFIRNNIDKDLTISQLASTYYISESKLRHSFTKYCGMSFSEYQLKVRMERARNLCLNETISIAHIAYTVGYKNPSALTKIYKSYYGEPPSETRRNGGSE; from the coding sequence ATGAACGTGACTATAGAATATGGTATAGTCGGCATTCCCGAACACCATATTAAAGTGACACATCAGCTTCCACCCCAATATGCAGCCTACCGCTGTGACTTTGCCGATCCTGTATTAGTGACATCCCCCGCAGTGGATATTATATATCATACCGCTATGGCGAATGGATGCAGTATGAGTAATAACGTATTTATCGTCAAAGAACCGGTACAGTTGTTACCGAAGGTGAGAGAGGCGCTGAGTGCGGTATGCTGTATGGTGCAGGGGAGTATTAATATCATGCACTATGATAACATAGTCACTTTACTGCAAGGACAATACAGCTGCTTTCAGGTAACAGGCCCGCAACAGGCCTCTGTGTTTACGCCCGGGATATATGAGGTGCAACATTATTCATTTAGCCGGGAAATACTTATGCATTACAGACTAAACTCCCCATTTGTGTCCAAATGGCTCTCGAAAATAGATGGAGAGATACCCTACCTCCTCACTCCTACGGCTGGGATTGTTTGGGATAAGCTCCATCACCTCAATCATGAACTGAAATACAGCGTTGTTAATTCAGGTTTGAGACGCTCATGGTTGGCGGCTAAACTGCAGGAACTACTTATCCTGATTCTTGAACACCAGGATAGCAAGATACTCTCAACTGATACCAATCTGACATTCAATACGATAAAGACCTTTATCCGAAACAATATTGATAAAGATCTTACTATATCCCAACTGGCCTCTACCTATTATATAAGTGAATCGAAATTAAGGCACAGTTTCACGAAATATTGCGGCATGTCATTCTCTGAATACCAATTAAAGGTACGCATGGAACGCGCCCGCAATCTATGTCTGAATGAAACTATAAGCATCGCTCACATCGCTTATACCGTCGGTTATAAGAATCCATCTGCACTCACTAAAATATACAAAAGCTATTACGGAGAACCTCCCAGCGAGACGCGGCGAAACGGTGGCAGCGAATAA
- a CDS encoding response regulator transcription factor encodes MVQHIKTDVDHPSDKIMTTEGKKGSFILIIDDEPDICKLLQLSLVKHGYKVKYVHALTEGMQYLQQQQPDLLFLDIHLPDGSGLEALPAIKKKCPALPVITISAYDNGMEKQKALNAGASYFMAKPFNVTNLDELMSNMLSQK; translated from the coding sequence ATGGTACAGCATATAAAAACGGATGTGGACCACCCGTCCGATAAAATAATGACTACTGAGGGGAAAAAAGGATCGTTTATTCTGATCATTGATGATGAACCTGATATCTGTAAATTGTTACAATTAAGCCTGGTAAAACACGGCTATAAGGTAAAATACGTGCACGCACTGACTGAAGGAATGCAGTATTTACAGCAACAACAACCTGATCTGCTTTTCCTCGACATACATCTCCCTGATGGTTCAGGCCTGGAAGCCTTGCCTGCCATAAAGAAAAAGTGCCCTGCATTGCCCGTGATCACGATCAGCGCATATGATAATGGAATGGAAAAGCAAAAAGCCCTGAACGCTGGCGCCAGTTATTTTATGGCAAAGCCGTTCAACGTGACTAACCTGGATGAGCTAATGAGTAATATGTTAAGCCAGAAATAA
- a CDS encoding sigma-54-dependent transcriptional regulator: protein MRNILIIDDEINICTLLSKFLGKHGFKVDTTMSGATALKMMKEKTFDLVLCDYRLKDTDGAQLLQDILLINPRTIVIIITGYTDVRVAVDMVKNGAYDYLSKPLYPDEILNLVHKAFAHMDAERERESSMPMRTVSAAPAGNGSVQSAGDNGADGEMMEKSHKYVYGESNGAKELFRQIKLVAPTDYSVIIFGETGTGKESVAHLIHHHSKRHNQPFVALDCGSLSKELAASELFGHEKGAFTGAINTKIGAFEQAHGGTLFLDEVANLSYDIQVALLRVIQEKVIRRVGSLKEIPIDVRIIVASNEKLSESVSKGRFREDLFHRFNEFTIYIPPLRERVEDLPLFVDAFMRQVEKELQKNCGKITNEVWECFSRYNWPGNIRELKNVIRRACLLTPEHDDITLSTLPLEMKESFAQQPYEEDHQVNMSGELISITNENDLKTVALQAEYNKIINVLKEVKYNKTKAAQLLNIDRKTLYNKLRLLNINY, encoded by the coding sequence ATGAGAAATATTCTGATAATTGACGATGAGATCAATATTTGTACGTTACTAAGCAAGTTTTTAGGTAAACATGGCTTTAAAGTAGATACCACCATGAGTGGTGCAACTGCTTTAAAGATGATGAAGGAAAAAACTTTCGACCTGGTGTTATGTGATTACCGGTTAAAAGATACCGATGGTGCGCAGTTGCTGCAGGATATCCTGCTGATCAACCCCCGTACGATCGTGATCATCATCACCGGATACACAGATGTCAGGGTCGCTGTAGATATGGTGAAGAATGGCGCGTATGATTACCTTTCAAAACCGCTTTATCCAGATGAAATATTGAACCTCGTGCATAAAGCCTTCGCGCACATGGATGCTGAACGCGAACGTGAATCATCTATGCCAATGCGCACTGTCAGTGCCGCACCTGCCGGTAACGGCTCAGTGCAATCTGCTGGTGATAATGGCGCAGATGGTGAGATGATGGAGAAAAGCCATAAATATGTATATGGTGAAAGTAATGGTGCGAAGGAGTTGTTCCGCCAGATAAAACTGGTGGCTCCAACTGATTATAGTGTGATCATCTTTGGTGAAACAGGTACTGGTAAAGAATCTGTTGCCCATCTGATACATCACCACAGTAAACGCCATAACCAGCCATTTGTAGCGCTGGACTGTGGTAGCCTCTCGAAAGAACTTGCAGCCAGCGAGCTTTTTGGACATGAGAAGGGCGCGTTCACTGGTGCTATTAATACTAAGATTGGTGCTTTCGAACAGGCGCACGGTGGTACGCTGTTCCTGGACGAGGTGGCAAACCTTTCATATGATATCCAGGTCGCCCTGCTGCGCGTGATCCAGGAAAAGGTGATCCGCAGAGTGGGTAGCCTGAAAGAAATACCCATTGATGTGCGTATCATTGTCGCATCCAATGAGAAACTCTCCGAATCTGTTTCCAAAGGGCGCTTCCGTGAAGATCTCTTCCACAGGTTCAACGAATTTACCATCTACATCCCGCCATTGCGCGAGAGAGTAGAAGATCTGCCGCTCTTCGTTGATGCATTCATGCGTCAGGTAGAAAAAGAATTACAGAAGAACTGTGGTAAGATCACCAATGAGGTGTGGGAATGTTTCAGCCGGTATAACTGGCCGGGCAATATCCGTGAACTCAAAAACGTTATACGTCGTGCATGTTTGCTTACGCCGGAGCATGATGACATTACCTTGTCCACATTGCCACTGGAGATGAAGGAATCCTTTGCACAACAACCATATGAGGAAGATCATCAGGTCAATATGTCCGGTGAACTGATCTCTATCACTAACGAAAACGATCTGAAAACAGTAGCGCTGCAGGCCGAGTACAACAAAATTATTAATGTACTCAAAGAGGTGAAGTACAATAAGACGAAAGCAGCACAGCTTCTTAACATCGATCGTAAAACCTTATACAACAAACTAAGGTTACTCAATATCAATTATTAG
- a CDS encoding low affinity iron permease family protein, with the protein MTSPTNQQQRSSNNGKKSVNFFERFASKVAQATGSPWAFFIAMGAIIIWAITGPIFHYSDTWQLVINTGTTIVTFLMVFVIQKSQNKDSKSVQLKLNELIAANKMASNRLIVVEDLTEQELDTLHQYYCRLVEETKKRMDMKESHSVEEAIENTEEKMKEL; encoded by the coding sequence ATGACTTCCCCAACTAATCAGCAACAGAGATCATCAAACAATGGAAAGAAAAGCGTGAACTTTTTCGAGCGTTTCGCCAGTAAGGTAGCACAGGCTACCGGTTCTCCCTGGGCATTCTTTATCGCTATGGGGGCAATTATCATATGGGCGATCACCGGTCCCATTTTCCATTATTCAGATACCTGGCAACTGGTCATCAACACCGGAACGACTATTGTCACTTTCCTGATGGTATTTGTGATCCAGAAGTCTCAGAATAAAGACTCCAAATCTGTACAACTCAAGTTGAATGAACTGATCGCTGCTAATAAAATGGCCAGTAACAGGCTTATTGTAGTGGAAGATCTGACAGAACAGGAACTCGATACGCTGCATCAATATTATTGCAGACTAGTAGAAGAAACTAAGAAGAGAATGGATATGAAAGAATCACACTCTGTAGAGGAGGCGATTGAAAATACAGAGGAAAAAATGAAAGAATTATAA
- a CDS encoding hybrid sensor histidine kinase/response regulator, whose translation MTDQPVHILMIDDDEDDFYLVSQLLQDISPGQYQLDWAPTYSKAVEEIDRKVHDIYLADYRLGPYTGIDILHHFQQLDYKAPVIMLTGKGDYSIDKEAMQAGASDYLVKGEISADLLERSIRYALDEARHLRIIEENEKKYFGVFEKAHDLIILADCNKNVIDANPSAIRTLQYSKEEMLELNLKQLFFQEEQSKHFFDHICGEDSSLRTEYNFVTKHGKKLDVMVSAVMLDETEQIFLCVVQDITERKREELEKQQQQKFVVTGRIARVIAHEVRNPLTNILLAVSQFKGEPVSVEESQVYVDIIERNCTRINQLITELLHSTRMIELNIRPHGINELTDKALALAQDRLQLNEINVKKDYLRQDVMIPADEDKVIIALLNIIINAVEAMTPGKGLLTLQTTRQRDKAIITIGDNGPGIPEETRSRLFDPFFTNKPKGTGLGLTSTQNIIMNHKGTVHVESEMGEGSLFTIVLPTN comes from the coding sequence ATGACAGATCAACCCGTACACATATTAATGATAGATGACGACGAGGACGATTTTTACCTCGTCAGCCAGTTGTTACAGGACATATCGCCAGGGCAATACCAGCTGGACTGGGCGCCCACCTACTCCAAGGCAGTAGAGGAAATAGACAGGAAGGTACATGATATTTACCTGGCCGATTACCGGCTGGGACCTTATACAGGTATTGACATCCTGCATCATTTCCAGCAGCTGGACTACAAGGCGCCGGTTATCATGCTAACCGGTAAAGGAGACTACTCCATTGATAAGGAGGCCATGCAGGCTGGTGCTTCCGACTACCTTGTAAAGGGAGAAATAAGCGCCGACCTGCTGGAAAGGTCTATTCGCTATGCGTTGGATGAGGCGCGTCACCTACGTATCATTGAGGAGAATGAAAAGAAATACTTTGGTGTATTTGAAAAAGCGCATGACCTTATCATCCTGGCTGACTGTAATAAAAATGTTATCGATGCAAATCCTTCTGCAATCAGAACATTACAGTATAGCAAGGAAGAGATGCTGGAGTTAAATCTGAAACAGTTATTCTTTCAGGAAGAACAATCCAAACATTTCTTCGACCATATTTGCGGAGAGGACTCCAGTTTGCGAACAGAGTATAACTTTGTCACCAAGCATGGTAAGAAGCTGGATGTGATGGTGAGTGCAGTTATGCTGGACGAAACCGAGCAGATATTTCTTTGTGTAGTACAGGATATTACGGAAAGAAAACGTGAGGAGCTGGAAAAACAGCAACAGCAGAAATTTGTTGTGACGGGCCGTATCGCCCGTGTAATTGCACATGAGGTAAGGAATCCGCTGACGAATATCCTGCTGGCAGTAAGCCAGTTCAAGGGCGAGCCTGTTAGCGTGGAAGAAAGTCAGGTCTATGTGGATATTATCGAGCGTAACTGTACCCGTATCAACCAGCTGATCACAGAGCTACTGCATTCAACGAGAATGATAGAGCTTAATATCCGTCCTCATGGCATTAACGAACTGACAGACAAAGCGCTGGCACTGGCACAGGACCGCTTACAGCTGAATGAGATTAATGTCAAAAAAGATTATCTGAGACAGGATGTTATGATTCCTGCGGATGAGGACAAGGTGATCATTGCCTTGCTGAATATTATCATCAATGCAGTGGAAGCGATGACGCCGGGTAAAGGTTTGCTGACATTGCAAACAACCAGACAGCGTGACAAGGCCATTATCACCATTGGAGATAATGGTCCTGGTATACCAGAAGAGACAAGGAGCCGCTTATTTGACCCTTTCTTTACTAATAAGCCAAAAGGAACCGGTCTGGGATTGACAAGCACACAGAATATTATTATGAATCATAAAGGGACGGTGCATGTGGAGAGTGAGATGGGCGAAGGAAGTTTATTCACTATAGTGTTACCGACTAACTAA
- a CDS encoding response regulator, which produces MNKIKTAGKISILIADDDADDRELIQAAFDENSTQHHISFVENGEELLHYLKREGHYADETLHPFPQIILLDLNMPKKDGREALRELKAHNVLKSIPVIILTTSMEEKDIIKSYELGVNSFIIKPVTYSGLVEFTRVLGQYWFEIAELPNV; this is translated from the coding sequence ATGAATAAAATTAAAACTGCCGGAAAAATTAGCATCCTTATTGCTGATGATGATGCTGATGACAGAGAGCTGATCCAGGCAGCTTTTGATGAAAACAGTACACAGCACCACATCAGTTTTGTGGAGAATGGCGAAGAGCTGCTGCATTACCTCAAACGTGAGGGGCACTATGCGGATGAAACGCTACACCCATTTCCACAGATAATATTGCTGGACCTGAATATGCCTAAGAAAGACGGAAGGGAGGCATTACGCGAACTAAAGGCACATAACGTTTTAAAAAGTATCCCTGTTATCATTTTAACAACTTCCATGGAAGAAAAAGACATTATTAAGAGTTATGAGCTGGGAGTGAACAGCTTTATCATAAAACCGGTCACCTATTCGGGCCTCGTGGAATTCACCCGCGTGTTAGGACAATATTGGTTCGAAATAGCAGAACTGCCAAATGTTTAG